Below is a window of Pelagicoccus albus DNA.
ATGACGGATTTTGTATGTTCGATTCACAGTACACGGACTACAAAATCACCAACGAGCGCGTTCCGTTCTCCAAGGATCCACGGGCCGATGTGACCCAAGAAATTTTCGACGCATTCCGTGACGAAGACATGTGGATCGGAGCTTACTTCAGCAAACCAGACTGGAATAGCGAAGATTTCTGGTGGCCCCGTTTCCCCGCCAAAGACAGAAATCCGAACTACGATGTAGAGCGCTATCCAGAGCGTTGGCAGGACTTTGTCGATTTCACTCACAACCAAGTCATGGAACTCGTCGAAGACTATGGCGGCATCGATTTGCTCTGGTTTGACGGAGGTTGGGTTAAAAAGACCGAGTACTCCGATGAAGCTCTTCCAGAGGTGCCTGCTGGATATAAACTCGTCAAGGAGCCAAACCTCGACATTAAGATGGATGAATTGGTCGAGAAGGTTCGCGACGTAAATCCAGATCTGATTGTAGTTGACCGAGCAGTACCAGGAAAGAATCAGAATTACCTCACTCCTGAAAACCAGGTTCCTAACGAGATGCTTCCGTATCCATGGGAGTCTTGCATCATCCTTGGCGGAGGTTGGTCCTACTCGCTAGATGCCGAGTTCAAGTCCTCTCGCGAACTGATACACCTTCTTTCTGATATCGTCGCCAAAGGTGGAAACCTCTTGTTGAACATCGGTCCAGGCCCTGCAGGCACCTGGTACGAGTCCGCCTACCAACGTTTGGAGGACATCGGCGATTGGATGGATATCAACAGCGATTCGATTTACGAGACCCGCGTTGTCGCTCCCTATTTTGACGGGAAGCTGCGTTTCACGCAGGGGAAAGCTGGCGAAATCTACGCAACCTACCTTTTGGATGAAGGAGAAGAATCGCTCCCCAAGTCGATTGATCTCGGTAGCCTAGAAATCCCCGCTGGAGCGAGCGTCTCGATTCTTGGGGCAGAGGGCTCCGGAGTTAAGTTGTCCGGATCTAAGTTGGTGTTGAAAAAGGACCAGCAAAGTTCGCTCCCATCTCCTTACGCAGTGGTTTTCAAGATCGTTAAGTAATGAAGTCTTGCTCTCCATTTGCACCCGATACGCGGATACAGCGTTTCGGGCTAGCCACCGCTGTCGCTGCAGTTTTGCTCCCTGTCTTGGCGAGTGCATCTGACTACCACGATTGGAAGGAAAGGATGGCTGACATCGAGCCAGCGACCTACCAATGCCTCAAGGCGACGGAGCCCGTAGTAATCGACGGGAAACTCGACGATGCGGCCTGGCGGAATGCGGAATGGACAAGCGATTTTGTGGATATTGAAGGGGATGCAAAACCAAGACCGCGTTTTCAGACCAAGGCAAAAATGGCTTGGGATGACAACTATCTCTACGTATCCGCGATTCTGTACGAACCCGACGTCTGGGGTACTTTGACGGAGCACGATTCAGTCATTTTCCAAGATAATGACTTCGAGGTTTTCATCGATCCCGATAGCGACAATCACGGCTACTTCGAATTTGAGATCAATGCCTTGAATACGTTTTGGGACCTGACTTTGCCGAAGCCCTACATGGATATGGGATCGGCAGACAATAGTTGGGAAATTCGAGGCATCAAAACCGCCGTCTCTGTTCAAGGAACTCTCAACGATCCCTCGGACGAGGATCGTAGTTGGATCGTGGAGATGGCTTTCCCTTGGGAAGCCTATGGAGACACCGGAGTTCCGGAGGAGGGCGACTTTTGGCGGATCAACTTTTCCCGCGTACAGTGGCAGAGTACCGTGCGAGAAGGTTCTTATCAAAAGGTTCCCGGCACCCATGAAGACAATTGGGTTTGGTCTCCGCAAGGCGTTGTGGATATGCACCGACCAGAGATGTGGGGGTATCTGGTGTTTGGCAGTGAAGTTGCAATTGATGCCATCCAGTCGCGAGGAAGTCGGGATGCAATGTACTCAGTCTATTACGCTCAAAGGGATTATTACGCAAAGCACGAGAAGTGGGCTAAGACTCTAAAGAAGTTGGGTCTGAAAAGACTCGAAGGGCAAGTGGATTTAAACGCATCAAAAAGCGGATACAAGGCCTCCGTGACAGATGCATCCGGTACCTGGACAATCGATCATGTACGTCATGTCGAAGGACCAGACAGAAACTGAAATTTTAAAAGGATAATAGTTATGGCAATGGGTGTTTCGGCGATGCCGATCGAAAATGACGCTTCTGCAGAACGGAAGGGTTACCAAGGTTCATTCGCTCTGATGAGTCTCCTCTTTTTCTTCTGGGGATTCATGACAGTCTTCAATGACATCTTGATCCCACGATTTAAGGAGGCCTTTTCGCTTTCCTACTTTGAGGCGATGCTTGTCCAATTCGCCTTCTTCGGAGCGTACTTTGTAGGAGCTCTCCTATACTTTTTTATTTCCATCGTGTCGGGCGATCCTATCGCAAGAATTGGATACAAGAACGGAGTCGTCCTAGGGCTCTCTCTGGCGGCGATCGGTAGCTTGATGTTCCTTCCCGCAGCATCTGCCGCTTCGTATCCACTATTCCTAATCGCGCTATTCGTAGTGGGACTTGGATTTGCCATGCTGCAGATTGCGGCAAACCCATATGTCACCGTTCTGGGACCGGAAAAGACCGCTTCCAGCCGCTTGAACCTAGCCCAAGGATTCAACTCGATAGGCACCACTTTGGGCCCACTTGTCGGAGGCTTTCTGATTTTCCAATATTTTCAGCAAACCGGGGCGCACGGAGCCGATTCCGTGAAGATGCCTTATCTCGGTTTTTGCTGCGTGTTCGCCTTGTTGGCAGTCCTGTTCTTTTTCGTGAAGCTTCCGCAAATCGGGGAGGGGAAAATCGAGCGGGGAGCCGGAGCCTTACGCTACCCTCACGTAGTACTGGGAATCGTCGGAATCTTCATGTACGTGGGGGCGGAAGTTTCCGTGGGGAGCTCTATCATTAGTTTTCTGGGGCTGGATAGTATCGCTGGGTTGAGCGAGGTGGAAGCCAGTCAATACGTATCCCTTTTTTGGGGAGGAATGTTGATCGGCCGTTTCATGGGAGCGGCGCAATTGAGCGATCTTTCGAGCCAGAAAAAGTCGACTATGCTTATAGCTTTGCCTGCAATCGGAATCATCGCTCTCGCTGTTTTTGTCGGTATCGATTATGCGTTGCGTTTCACGCCCTTTTTCATTCTCGCATGGGCTTTGTTCACGATTGGTTCCGGCAAGACAAGTCGTACCTTGCTCTTGTTTGCCGGGACTGCCGCTGCTCTACTAGCCATTTCTATCGTAACATCGGGCAAGCTCGCCCTTTGGTCGGTGATTGGAGTCGGCCTCTTTTCCTCTATCGGTTGGTCTAACACCTTTTCCCTTGCGATTCAGGGAGTCGGACATCTCAAAAGCCAAGCCTCCTCGCTCCTCGTAATGGCAATCGTGGGAGGAGCTCTTTTACCACCGCTGCAAGGCTGGCTAGCTGACGCCATCACTTTGCAATGGTCCTTTATCGTGCCTTTGTGCGCCTATGCGTATGTGGCCTTTTACGGCTGGCGTGGCTATCGCATCGGCCGCGCTGACATGGAATCATGAAGAATGTCTTTTTAAGCAATGGACTGCGCGACGAGCGTGTGGTTCTAACTTTGGACGGTGGAGGAACCAGTTTCCGGTTCTCCGCGATGCAGAACTATACCCAAATCGTGGATACGGTCAGGACGCCAAGCTTCGGCGATGATCTAGATCGTTGTTTGGCAAATGTGATCGAAGGGTTCGAGCAAGTTAAAGCCCTTTGCCCAGAGGAGCCTTCCGCCATCAGCTTTGCGTTCCCCGGACCGGCGCCTTACGCAAACGGCATAATCGGAGACCTGGCCAACATGCCGGCCTTTCGCGGGGGAGTGGCACTTGGGCCGATGTTGGAAGATCATTTCAGAATCCCAGTCTATATCCACAACGATGGGGATATGTTCGCCTATGGCGAGTCCATCGCGGGTTTGCTACCCTGGGTTAACGACCAGCTAGCGCACGCTGGTGTTGAGAAACGCTTTAAAAATCTCCTTGGCGTAACCTTGGGGACCGGATTTGGATCCGGTTTGGTAAGCGAAGGGCGATTGCTAATAGGCGACAATTCCATGGCAGGCGAAATTTGGCTAATGCGTAATAAGCGGAATCCAAATACATTCGCGGAAGAAGGGGCCAGTATTCGGGCCATTCGTCGTGTGTACGCGGCCGAAGTAGGAATCCCCGAAGATGAGGCTCCGGAGCCCAAGGTGATCGCCGATATCGCCGAAGGGCTAGTCGCTGGAAACCGCGGAGCCGCGATCGAAGCCTTCCGAGCCATGGGAGAAGTGGTGGGAGATGCCATCGCAAACGCGATCACTGTGTTCGATGCTCTAGTCGTTGTTGGCGGCGGGCTTTCCGGAGCCGGTAAATATTTTCTTCCGACTTTGGTGGATGAACTGAATTCTGCCTATCAGACCTCGAGCGGCGAAGCTCAACGCCGGCTTACCCAGCTTGCTTTCAATCTCGAAAGCGAAGAGGGAATCGGTCAATTTATTGGCGACGACATAAAACAAATCAAAGTGCCCCGCAGTAACCGTACTGTTCCCTATGGAGAACGTCGCTTCACCGGAGTGGGTTTGTCGCGACTTGAGACAAGTCGAGCTATCGCTATAGGGGCGTATTCCTTCGCTCTGCAGAAACTTGACGCCGTTGAAAAAATTAGAACCCGCGCTTAATCCTTTTTACACCAGTATATGAATACAGTACCCTTTTCAAAATCGTTTCTTTCCGGATTAAAAGCTATCGGTATGGCAGGAGTCTTTGTCCTGACATGCTGGGGAGAGGAGCCCGCCTATTTGGATGCAGATGCTCCCATGGATGAGCGTATCCACGACCTTATTTCCAGACTCACCTTGGATGAAAAGGCGGAGCTGATGAAGAACGAGTCCATCGGCGTGCCTCGTCTCGACATTCCGGCTTACGATTGGTGGAATGAAGCTCTCCATGGCGTGGCTAGAGCGGGCGAGGCAACAGTCTTCCCTCAGGCCATCGGCCTAGCTGCGATGTGGGACGTGGAGCAAATGTACGAAGTTGCCGACGTGATCAGCACGGAAGCCCGAGCTAAGCATCATGAGTTCATCCGTAATGGTATCCACGATCGCTATACTGGTCTCACGTTTTGGTCGCCAAATATCAATATATTTCGCGACCCACGGTGGGGGAGAGGCCAAGAGACCTACGGCGAAGATCCCTACCTTACCGGTCAAACCGGTTTGGCCTTCGTAACCGGCATGCAAGGCGATGATCCGGATTACTTGAAGACCGCTGCCACTGCCAAACACTTCGCGGTCCACAGCGGCCCTGAAACGGATCGTTACTCCTTCAACGCGGATCCAACGGCGGCGGACTTTTATGAGACCTACCTTCCTGCATTCGAGGTTTTGGTGAAGGAAGGCAAAGTCGAAGCAGTGATGTCCGCCTACAATGCCATCTTCAATGTACCGACCACCATGAGTCCGGTACTCTACGACATCCTCGATGCATGGGAGTTTGATGGGCATGTCGTTTCCGACTGCGGAGCGGTTTACTGCATCTTCGAAAAATTTGGCATGGCTCGCGATTTCGCGGAGGCGGAGGCCTTGGCCTTGCAGGCTGGCTTGTGCTTGAGATGTGGAGACGGTGACGCGACCCTAGCCGACGCGGTGCGCAGGGGACTCATCTCGAACGAGATTTTAGACGAACAGCTTTTCAAGCTACTCCGGACTTGGTTCCGTCTCGGGATGTTCGATCCGGCTGAGCGCGTTTCCTACGCCCAGATTCCACTCTCAGCGAACGATACAGCGGAGAACTCTCAAGTCGCTCTCGAAGCGGCGGAGAAGTCCATCGTGTTGCTGAAGAATGATGGTATCCTCCCACTGGATGCAAAGAAGACGAAGCGGATATTGGTGGTGGGGCCAAACGCAAATTCCATCCCCGCATTACTTGGCAACTACAACGGGACTCCATCCGATCCTAAGACGATTGTTGAATCCTTCCGCGAGATTTTGCCGGATTCGATGCAGATCGATTTCATGCAGGGCACCGACTATGTCGCAAGCAGTTCCGCAGTTTCTATCGTTCCGCGCATCGTCCTCGCTTCTGGCGATTTCTCGACCGCTACCGATGGCGATGTATCCGGGTTAATCGCTTCCTACTACGATAACAAAGACATCTCCGGAGAACCCGTATCCAGTAACCGTAGCCATCAGATCGAATTCAACTGGGGAGAGGGTTCTCCAGCAGCGAACGTTTCTGCGGATGAATTTTCAGCAGAATGGACCGGCCTTTTGACTACCGGAATCGGCGGTGAATACGAGTTCATTGTCGAAGCGAACGGAGGGGTTCGCGTTTTTCTCGGCGAAGAAGAGATTCTTGCCGACTGGACCAGTGGCGAGAAGTCTCTTTCCGTAGTGAAGAACTTTGCGGACAATGAAGTCAGTACTATACGGATACAGTATTTCCACGATGACTCGGCAGGTGAAGACGATGCGCATATCTATTTCAAGTGGAGAATCCCGCCCGCGGACGCTGCGTTCGAGAACGCGTTGGCTCTAGCGGAGAAGGCGGATGCCGTTATCTTCGTCGGAGGCATAAGTGCCCAGCTGGAAGGTGAAGATATGAGAGTCGACTATGAAGGTTTTGGCGGAGGGGATCGCAGCCGTATCGAACTTCCCACCATTCAGCAGGAGCTAGCGAAGGAACTGGCCGGTACTGGTACGCCGCTCGTCTTCGTAAACCTGTCCGGTAGCGCCATGGCCTTCGAGTCTGTTAACGATTCTGCGAACGCTCTGCTGCAGGCCTGGTATCCAGGGCAACGCGGTGGTGAAGCCTTGGCGAATATCCTCTTTGGCAAGGTCAATCCAGCCGGTCGCCTGCCGGTAACTTTCTACGGCTCCACAAACGATCTACCGGATTTTAAGGACTACAAAATGGACGGTAGGACCTACCGTTATTTCGAGGGCGAAGTTCCCTATGCGTTTGGACATGGCTTGAGCTACACCCAGTTCAAGTACCAGAAGCTTTCGGTCAAGGAAGCAGAGAAGGGCGGCTTCGA
It encodes the following:
- a CDS encoding alpha-L-fucosidase; this encodes MKAKKTLLLTSVLGLGLASGYGEEELAEKMTDAHKLDRYVEDASPVVRERIEEWRDLKFGLLMHWGTYSQLGLIESWPICPEDEGWCLPPTVDNYDSFKTMYESLPYTFNPTKFDPERWAAAAKDAGMKYLVFTTKHHDGFCMFDSQYTDYKITNERVPFSKDPRADVTQEIFDAFRDEDMWIGAYFSKPDWNSEDFWWPRFPAKDRNPNYDVERYPERWQDFVDFTHNQVMELVEDYGGIDLLWFDGGWVKKTEYSDEALPEVPAGYKLVKEPNLDIKMDELVEKVRDVNPDLIVVDRAVPGKNQNYLTPENQVPNEMLPYPWESCIILGGGWSYSLDAEFKSSRELIHLLSDIVAKGGNLLLNIGPGPAGTWYESAYQRLEDIGDWMDINSDSIYETRVVAPYFDGKLRFTQGKAGEIYATYLLDEGEESLPKSIDLGSLEIPAGASVSILGAEGSGVKLSGSKLVLKKDQQSSLPSPYAVVFKIVK
- a CDS encoding carbohydrate-binding family 9-like protein; protein product: MKSCSPFAPDTRIQRFGLATAVAAVLLPVLASASDYHDWKERMADIEPATYQCLKATEPVVIDGKLDDAAWRNAEWTSDFVDIEGDAKPRPRFQTKAKMAWDDNYLYVSAILYEPDVWGTLTEHDSVIFQDNDFEVFIDPDSDNHGYFEFEINALNTFWDLTLPKPYMDMGSADNSWEIRGIKTAVSVQGTLNDPSDEDRSWIVEMAFPWEAYGDTGVPEEGDFWRINFSRVQWQSTVREGSYQKVPGTHEDNWVWSPQGVVDMHRPEMWGYLVFGSEVAIDAIQSRGSRDAMYSVYYAQRDYYAKHEKWAKTLKKLGLKRLEGQVDLNASKSGYKASVTDASGTWTIDHVRHVEGPDRN
- a CDS encoding sugar MFS transporter, encoding MAMGVSAMPIENDASAERKGYQGSFALMSLLFFFWGFMTVFNDILIPRFKEAFSLSYFEAMLVQFAFFGAYFVGALLYFFISIVSGDPIARIGYKNGVVLGLSLAAIGSLMFLPAASAASYPLFLIALFVVGLGFAMLQIAANPYVTVLGPEKTASSRLNLAQGFNSIGTTLGPLVGGFLIFQYFQQTGAHGADSVKMPYLGFCCVFALLAVLFFFVKLPQIGEGKIERGAGALRYPHVVLGIVGIFMYVGAEVSVGSSIISFLGLDSIAGLSEVEASQYVSLFWGGMLIGRFMGAAQLSDLSSQKKSTMLIALPAIGIIALAVFVGIDYALRFTPFFILAWALFTIGSGKTSRTLLLFAGTAAALLAISIVTSGKLALWSVIGVGLFSSIGWSNTFSLAIQGVGHLKSQASSLLVMAIVGGALLPPLQGWLADAITLQWSFIVPLCAYAYVAFYGWRGYRIGRADMES
- a CDS encoding ROK family protein encodes the protein MKNVFLSNGLRDERVVLTLDGGGTSFRFSAMQNYTQIVDTVRTPSFGDDLDRCLANVIEGFEQVKALCPEEPSAISFAFPGPAPYANGIIGDLANMPAFRGGVALGPMLEDHFRIPVYIHNDGDMFAYGESIAGLLPWVNDQLAHAGVEKRFKNLLGVTLGTGFGSGLVSEGRLLIGDNSMAGEIWLMRNKRNPNTFAEEGASIRAIRRVYAAEVGIPEDEAPEPKVIADIAEGLVAGNRGAAIEAFRAMGEVVGDAIANAITVFDALVVVGGGLSGAGKYFLPTLVDELNSAYQTSSGEAQRRLTQLAFNLESEEGIGQFIGDDIKQIKVPRSNRTVPYGERRFTGVGLSRLETSRAIAIGAYSFALQKLDAVEKIRTRA
- a CDS encoding glycoside hydrolase family 3 C-terminal domain-containing protein; the protein is MNTVPFSKSFLSGLKAIGMAGVFVLTCWGEEPAYLDADAPMDERIHDLISRLTLDEKAELMKNESIGVPRLDIPAYDWWNEALHGVARAGEATVFPQAIGLAAMWDVEQMYEVADVISTEARAKHHEFIRNGIHDRYTGLTFWSPNINIFRDPRWGRGQETYGEDPYLTGQTGLAFVTGMQGDDPDYLKTAATAKHFAVHSGPETDRYSFNADPTAADFYETYLPAFEVLVKEGKVEAVMSAYNAIFNVPTTMSPVLYDILDAWEFDGHVVSDCGAVYCIFEKFGMARDFAEAEALALQAGLCLRCGDGDATLADAVRRGLISNEILDEQLFKLLRTWFRLGMFDPAERVSYAQIPLSANDTAENSQVALEAAEKSIVLLKNDGILPLDAKKTKRILVVGPNANSIPALLGNYNGTPSDPKTIVESFREILPDSMQIDFMQGTDYVASSSAVSIVPRIVLASGDFSTATDGDVSGLIASYYDNKDISGEPVSSNRSHQIEFNWGEGSPAANVSADEFSAEWTGLLTTGIGGEYEFIVEANGGVRVFLGEEEILADWTSGEKSLSVVKNFADNEVSTIRIQYFHDDSAGEDDAHIYFKWRIPPADAAFENALALAEKADAVIFVGGISAQLEGEDMRVDYEGFGGGDRSRIELPTIQQELAKELAGTGTPLVFVNLSGSAMAFESVNDSANALLQAWYPGQRGGEALANILFGKVNPAGRLPVTFYGSTNDLPDFKDYKMDGRTYRYFEGEVPYAFGHGLSYTQFKYQKLSVKEAEKGGFDVSVKLRNIGKLSGDEVVQAYLISPDYDGKRELLTLAAFDRVSLAKGESKSVSLNIKDKQFLRWNDSYGEMRKMTGEWKIAVGSASDDLQLEETFIVD